In Paraburkholderia terrae, the DNA window TGAGTTTTTCGACGGCGCCGTCGTCGATCACCACATGCCCGCGCACCTGAAGATGGTCCGCCATCCACTGTTTGCGCGCGGCCATGCGAGCCGTGCGCGCGATCAGTTGCGTGCCAATCGCCTCGCCCGATGCGAGCCGTGCGAGCACATCCGCCTCACGGCCGCTCGCGATCACCGTATTCGCGCCGCTGTGAGCCGCGCGCTTCGCCGCGAGAATTTTCGTCAGCATGCCGCCGCGGCCGAGACTCGACCCTGCACCGCCCGCCATCGCCTCGAGTTCCGGCAAGCCCGCATCGGCCTGCTGGACGAGCGTCGCAGTGGGATCTTTGCGCGGGTCTGCGGTGAAGAGACCTTGCTGGTCGGTCAGGATGATCAGCGCATCGCCTTCAATCAGATTCGCGACCAACGCGCCGAGCGTATCGTTGTCGCCGAACTTGATTTCGTCGGTGACGACGGTGTCGTTTTCATTGATGATCGGCACAACGCCAAGACGCAGCAACGTCAGCAGCGTGGAACGCGCGTTCAGATAGCGTTCGCGATCGGCCAGGTCGGCATGCGTCAGCAGAATTTGCGCGGTGCGAATCGAATGCTCGGCGAAGCGGCTTTCATAGACCTGCGCCAGCCCCATCTGACCGACGGCCGCGGCCGCCTGCAGTTCGTCGATTTCACGCGGACGCTTAGTCCAGCCAAGGCGCTGCATACCCTCGGCGATCGCGCCCGAGCTGACGAGCACGACTTCCTTGCCCTGCTCGCGCAGCGCGGCGATCTGCGCGGCCCAGCGGCCAATCGCCGCGTGATCGAGCCCGCGCCCGTCGTTCGTGACGAGACTCGAACCGACTTTCACCACCAATCGCCTGGAATCTGCGATAACGGAACGCATTGTGCGCGGTCTCCAAGATGATTCGTAAGGCCGGCGCATGCTGGGAGTGCGCCGGCATCCAGGGTACGGCTGCTTACTCCTGCGGCTCGACGGGTGTTCCCGCGGCACCGCCCGCCTGCCCCTCGCGGAAGCGCACGTCAGCGGCCAGATCTTCGGCTTCCGCCTCGCGGTGCGCATCCGAATGCTCGGAGATGTAGTCGTACACCGCGTAGCACAAGTTTTCGCAGCCTTGGCCCGTGAGCGCCGAGATTTCGAAGACCGGGCCATCCCATTCGAAGTCCTTCAGGAATTTGGCCACGCGTGTTTCGCGCTCGTCTTCAGGAACCATGTCGAGCTTGTTCAGCACGAGCCAGCGAGGCTTGCCGAACAGCTCTTCGTCGTACTTGCGCAGCTCGTTGACGATAGCCCTCGCTTCGGCGACGGGATCGACAGCTTCGTCAAACGGCGCGAGATCAACGATATGCAGCAGCAAGCCCGTGCGCTGCAAGTGCCGCAGGAACTGGTGACCGAGGCCAGCGCCTTCCGCCGCGCCTTCGATCAGCCCCGGAATGTCGGCAATCACGAAGCTGCGGCTCGGCCCGACGCGCACGACGCCGAGATTCGGCGCGAGCGTGGTGAACGGATAATCCGCGATCTTCGGCTTCGCGTTCGACACCGACGAGATAAACGTCGACTTGCCTGCGTTCGGCATACCGAGCAAACCGACGTCGGCCAGCAC includes these proteins:
- the proB gene encoding glutamate 5-kinase, whose amino-acid sequence is MRSVIADSRRLVVKVGSSLVTNDGRGLDHAAIGRWAAQIAALREQGKEVVLVSSGAIAEGMQRLGWTKRPREIDELQAAAAVGQMGLAQVYESRFAEHSIRTAQILLTHADLADRERYLNARSTLLTLLRLGVVPIINENDTVVTDEIKFGDNDTLGALVANLIEGDALIILTDQQGLFTADPRKDPTATLVQQADAGLPELEAMAGGAGSSLGRGGMLTKILAAKRAAHSGANTVIASGREADVLARLASGEAIGTQLIARTARMAARKQWMADHLQVRGHVVIDDGAVEKLTEGGKSLLPIGVVGVQGAFARGEVIACLSPSGREVARGLTNYSSAETKLIQRHPSGEIESVLGYMLEPELIHRDNLVLI
- the cgtA gene encoding Obg family GTPase CgtA, which gives rise to MKFIDEARIEVIAGDGGDGSASMRREKFVPFGGPDGGDGGRGGSVFAVADRNINTLIDYRYAKKHQARNGENGRGSDCYGKGGDDITLRMPVGTIITDMDTGELIADLTEHNQTVQIAQGGSGGLGNLHFKSSTNRAPRQKTEGKPGERRMVRLELKVLADVGLLGMPNAGKSTFISSVSNAKPKIADYPFTTLAPNLGVVRVGPSRSFVIADIPGLIEGAAEGAGLGHQFLRHLQRTGLLLHIVDLAPFDEAVDPVAEARAIVNELRKYDEELFGKPRWLVLNKLDMVPEDERETRVAKFLKDFEWDGPVFEISALTGQGCENLCYAVYDYISEHSDAHREAEAEDLAADVRFREGQAGGAAGTPVEPQE